In a genomic window of Caloenas nicobarica isolate bCalNic1 chromosome 1, bCalNic1.hap1, whole genome shotgun sequence:
- the RAD51AP1 gene encoding RAD51-associated protein 1 encodes MARPVRRNKKIVDYSQFGDLEDDDEDFACIAAPSSKKSRTQLKEPKKEKKEKQKKPHKELIVLQKQTPSKRISLDDKLYQRDLEVALALSVKDKSANSLEVQNSEEQGETIQSENIHRRPTFSNCSVDSELLGLNRVMDDDVPRGDCRQRTAASKVPAQQKLQTVDSDDGENATDSEPESVPSEESEEDSDYAEDDDIDFAMEKKKAKGNKKKTRQSMPTEREKKTPKSKINTTGSPVVSSSRTMEQKSEPTQKMTSSSLEPVGRPLHTSSPVTDKKPKWIPPAASGSSSNSMKYVSVKSPTQCLRLGLSRLARVKPLHPSATSS; translated from the exons ATGGCGCGGCCGGTGAGGAG GAACAAGAAAATTGTCGACTATTCTCAATTTGGGGATTTGGAAGATGATG ATGAAGACTTTGCATGTATAGCTGCACCTTCAAGCAAAAAATCCAGAACACAGCTCAAGGAAccaaagaaggagaaaaaagagaagcaaaaaaagccacacaaagAATTAATTGTGTTACAAAAGCAGACACCTAGTAAAAG gatATCTTTGGATGACAAACTTTATCAAAGAGATTTGGAAGTCGCCTTAGCCTTATCTGTCAAAGACAAATCTGCAAATAGCCTTGAGGTGCAAAATTCAGAAGAACAAG GTGAGACTATTCAATCAGAAAATATACACAGGAGACCCACTTTTTCCAACTGCAGCGTAGACAGTGAACTTCTAG GTCTCAATCGGGTTATGGATGATGATGTACCTAGGGGTGACTGTAGGCAAAGGACAGCAGCATCTAAAGTTCCAGCACAGCAGAAGTTACAAACTGTTGACAGTGATGATGGAGAGAATGCTACTGACTCGGAACCAGAATCTGTACCCA GTGAGGAGTCAGAAGAAGATTCAGATTACGCTGAAGATGATGATATAGACTTTGCTATGGAAAAGAAGAAGgccaaaggaaataaaaagaaaaccagacaaAGTATGCCAactgaaagagagaagaaaactccCAAATCCAAGATTAATACTACAG GATCACCTGTAGTTTCTTCTTCACGGACAATGGAACAAAAATCTGAGCCAACACAAAAGATGACGTCTAGTTCTTTAGAACCAGTTGGGAGGCCTTTGCATACATCAAGTCCTGTAACAGACAAGAAGCCTAAATGGATACCACCAG ctGCATCAGGAAGCAGTAGTAACTCCATGAAATATGTTTCGGTTAAGTCACCTACTCAGTGTCTCAGACTTGGCCTCTCCAGACTAGCAAGAGTCAAACCGCTGCATCCCAGTGCTACGAGCAGTTAA